One window of Hypanus sabinus isolate sHypSab1 chromosome 18, sHypSab1.hap1, whole genome shotgun sequence genomic DNA carries:
- the LOC132407333 gene encoding transmembrane protein 250 — protein sequence MPIFPIPRRVRSFHGPHSTCLHSACGPVRTTHLVRTKYSSFDLYLKSRWLFCFIRFLLYFSCSLFTSILWVALSILFCIQYFFIRVSLRFQYKLSIVLLLLGRRRVDFNTMNELFIYGIHVTMLLVGGLGWCFMVFVDM from the coding sequence ATGCCGATATTCCCAATCCCCCGTCGGGTGCGTTCCTTCCATGGCCCCCATTCTACATGTCTACATTCGGCATGTGGCCCAGTTCGGACAACGCACCTCGTCCGGACCAAATACAGTAGCTTCGACCTTTACTTGAAATCACGGTGGCTGTTTTGTTTCATCCGCTTCCTGTTGTACTTCAGCTGCAGCCTCTTTACGTCCATACTCTGGGTGGCACTGTCCATCCTCTTCTGTATCCAGTACTTCTTCATACGTGTGTCACTGCGCTTTCAATACAAGCTTTCCATAGTGCTTCTGTTGCTGGGGCGTAGGCGTGTTGACTTTAACACAATGAATGAACTCTTTATCTATGGGATCCATGTGACAATGCTGCTAGTTGGAGGACTGGGCTGGTGTTTTATGGTGTTTGTTGATATGTAA